A region from the Pseudomonas triticicola genome encodes:
- a CDS encoding polyprenyl synthetase family protein — MQPQAFYRAVADDFSAVDGIIKKQLTSRVPLVSKIGDYITSAGGKRLRPLLVLLCGKALGREGDDMRLLAATIEFLHTATLLHDDVVDMSGMRRGRSTANAMWGNAPSVLVGDFLYSRSFEMMVELGSMPVMKILSQATRIIAEGEVLQLSKVRDASTSEETYMEVIRGKTAMLFEASTHSAAALAGATAEQSEALRTFGDHLGVAFQLVDDLLDYKGDAETLGKNVGDDLAEGKPTLPLIYTMREGTAEQAALVRQAIQKGGIEDLESIRIAVEASGSLEYTAQLARDYVARAIKCLEALPASEYRDALVELSEFAVARTH; from the coding sequence ATGCAACCCCAAGCTTTCTACCGCGCGGTGGCGGACGATTTTAGCGCCGTCGACGGCATCATCAAGAAGCAGCTGACGTCTCGAGTGCCGCTGGTATCGAAAATCGGCGATTACATTACGTCGGCCGGCGGCAAACGCCTGCGTCCTTTATTAGTGTTGCTGTGTGGCAAGGCCCTGGGTCGCGAAGGCGACGACATGCGCCTGCTGGCCGCCACCATCGAATTCCTGCACACCGCGACCCTGCTGCATGACGACGTCGTCGACATGTCCGGCATGCGCCGTGGCCGCTCGACCGCCAACGCCATGTGGGGCAACGCCCCGAGCGTGCTGGTCGGCGATTTCCTGTATTCGCGTTCGTTCGAAATGATGGTCGAACTGGGCTCGATGCCGGTGATGAAGATTTTGTCTCAAGCCACACGGATCATCGCTGAAGGCGAAGTGTTGCAGCTGTCCAAGGTGCGTGACGCCAGCACCAGCGAAGAAACCTACATGGAAGTCATCCGCGGCAAGACTGCGATGCTCTTCGAAGCGTCGACCCACAGCGCCGCCGCCTTGGCTGGCGCGACCGCCGAGCAGAGTGAAGCCCTGCGCACGTTCGGCGATCACCTGGGTGTGGCGTTCCAGCTGGTAGATGACCTGCTCGACTACAAAGGCGACGCGGAAACCCTGGGCAAGAACGTCGGCGACGATCTGGCCGAAGGCAAGCCGACCCTGCCGCTGATCTACACCATGCGCGAAGGTACGGCCGAACAGGCGGCACTGGTGCGTCAGGCGATCCAGAAAGGCGGGATCGAAGACCTCGAAAGCATCCGCATCGCCGTCGAAGCGTCCGGCTCGCTGGAGTACACCGCGCAACTGGCCCGCGATTACGTGGCCCGCGCGATCAAGTGCCTCGAGGCGCTGCCGGCCAGCGAATACCGCGATGCGCTGGTGGAACTGAGCGAGTTCGCGGTAGCCCGCACGCACTGA
- the rplU gene encoding 50S ribosomal protein L21 yields MYAVIVTGGKQYKVAEGEYLKIEKLEIATGESVTFDRVLLVANGDDVNIGAPVVAGATVKAEVISQGRHDKVRIIKFRRRKHHMKRMGHRQWFTEIKITGIQA; encoded by the coding sequence ATGTACGCAGTAATCGTTACCGGCGGTAAGCAATACAAGGTCGCTGAAGGTGAATACCTGAAGATCGAAAAACTGGAAATCGCTACTGGCGAATCCGTGACTTTTGATCGCGTTCTGCTGGTCGCCAACGGCGACGACGTGAACATCGGCGCACCAGTTGTTGCTGGCGCAACCGTCAAGGCTGAAGTGATCTCCCAAGGTCGTCACGATAAAGTCCGCATCATCAAGTTCCGTCGTCGTAAGCACCACATGAAGCGTATGGGCCACCGCCAGTGGTTCACCGAGATCAAAATCACCGGTATTCAGGCTTAA
- the rpmA gene encoding 50S ribosomal protein L27, which produces MAHKKAGGSTRNGRDSEAKRLGVKMYGGQVIKAGNIIVRQRGTQFHAGYGVGMGKDHTLFAKIEGVIKFEVKGAFGRRYVSVIAA; this is translated from the coding sequence ATGGCACACAAAAAAGCTGGTGGTAGTACCCGTAACGGTCGTGACTCAGAAGCCAAACGCCTTGGCGTGAAGATGTATGGCGGCCAGGTCATCAAGGCCGGCAACATCATCGTGCGTCAGCGCGGCACCCAATTCCACGCTGGCTACGGCGTTGGCATGGGCAAGGATCACACTCTCTTCGCTAAAATCGAAGGCGTGATCAAGTTCGAAGTAAAGGGCGCCTTCGGTCGTCGTTACGTGAGCGTAATCGCGGCTTAA
- the cgtA gene encoding Obg family GTPase CgtA, translating into MKFVDEVSIRVKAGDGGNGAMSFRREKFIENGGPNGGDGGDGGSIYMMADENLNTLVDYRYTRHFDAERGSNGGSTDCTGKKGEDLILRVPVGTTVIDSATQEVIGDLTKAGQKLMVVQGGWHGLGNTRFKSSTNRAPRQTTPGKPGEQRDLKLEMKVLADVGLLGLPNAGKSTFIRSVSAAKPKVADYPFTTLVPNLGVVSVDRWKSFVIADIPGLIEGASDGAGLGIRFLKHLARTRLLLHLVDMAPLDDSSAPDAAEVIVNELIKFSPSLAERDRWLVLNKCDQILEEEHDARVKEIVDRLEWTGPVYVISAIAKIGTERLCHDIMRYMEDRADRLAADPAYKEELADLDQRIEDEARAQLQALDDKRALRRSGVKSVHDIGDDDWDEEDVDDEDGPEIIYVRD; encoded by the coding sequence ATGAAGTTTGTTGATGAAGTATCGATTCGCGTAAAGGCCGGTGACGGTGGCAACGGTGCCATGAGTTTCCGCCGGGAAAAATTCATTGAAAACGGCGGCCCGAACGGCGGTGATGGCGGTGACGGCGGTTCCATCTACATGATGGCCGACGAAAACCTCAACACCCTGGTCGACTACCGTTACACCCGTCACTTCGATGCCGAGCGTGGCTCCAACGGCGGCAGCACCGACTGCACCGGCAAGAAGGGCGAAGACCTGATCCTGCGCGTGCCGGTCGGCACCACCGTGATCGACTCTGCCACTCAGGAAGTCATCGGCGACCTGACCAAGGCCGGTCAGAAGCTGATGGTAGTGCAGGGCGGCTGGCATGGTCTGGGCAACACCCGTTTCAAATCCAGTACCAACCGTGCGCCGCGTCAGACCACGCCAGGCAAGCCGGGCGAGCAGCGCGATCTCAAGCTGGAAATGAAAGTGCTGGCCGACGTCGGTCTGCTGGGCTTGCCGAACGCCGGTAAAAGTACCTTTATCCGTTCGGTCTCGGCGGCCAAGCCGAAAGTCGCCGACTACCCGTTCACCACGCTGGTGCCGAACCTGGGTGTGGTCAGCGTCGATCGTTGGAAGAGCTTCGTCATTGCCGACATTCCGGGTCTGATCGAAGGCGCTTCCGACGGTGCCGGCCTGGGCATTCGCTTCCTCAAGCACCTGGCGCGTACGCGTCTGCTGCTGCACCTCGTCGACATGGCGCCGCTGGATGATTCCAGTGCTCCGGACGCGGCTGAAGTGATCGTCAACGAGTTGATCAAGTTCAGTCCGTCGCTGGCCGAGCGTGATCGCTGGCTGGTGCTGAACAAGTGCGACCAGATCCTTGAAGAAGAGCACGATGCCCGGGTCAAGGAAATCGTCGATCGTCTGGAGTGGACCGGTCCGGTGTACGTGATCTCGGCCATCGCCAAGATCGGTACCGAGCGTCTGTGCCACGACATCATGCGTTACATGGAAGACCGTGCCGATCGCCTCGCCGCAGACCCTGCGTACAAGGAAGAGCTGGCCGATCTCGATCAGCGCATCGAAGACGAAGCCCGTGCGCAGTTGCAGGCGCTGGACGACAAGCGTGCCCTGCGTCGCAGTGGCGTGAAGTCGGTCCATGACATCGGCGACGATGACTGGGACGAAGAAGATGTGGATGACGAAGACGGTCCGGAAATCATTTACGTGCGTGACTGA
- the proB gene encoding glutamate 5-kinase: MRSKVTGAQRWVVKIGSALLTADGKGLDRAAMSVWVEQMVALHEAGVELVLVSSGAVAAGMSRLGWTARPSAMHELQAAAAIGQMGLVQAWESSFAEHGRHTAQILLTHDDLSDRKRYLNARSTLRALVELKVIPVINENDTVVTDEIRFGDNDTLAALVANLVEADLLVILTDRDGMFDADPRNNPDAQLIYEARADDPTLDAVAGGTGGALGRGGMQTKLRAARLAARSGAHTIIVGGRLERVLDRLKAGERIGTLLSPERGMLAARKQWLAGHLQTRGTLVLDEGAVSALSKGNKSLLPVGVKLVQGSFRRGEMVVCVAPDGREIARGLANYSALEAQKIIGQSSDAIVGLLGYMAEPELVHRDNLILV, from the coding sequence ATGCGGAGCAAGGTGACAGGTGCGCAGCGTTGGGTCGTGAAGATCGGCAGCGCTTTGCTGACAGCTGACGGCAAAGGGCTGGATCGCGCGGCAATGAGTGTCTGGGTCGAGCAGATGGTGGCGCTGCATGAAGCGGGCGTCGAGCTGGTGCTGGTGTCCTCCGGGGCGGTGGCAGCGGGCATGAGTCGCTTGGGCTGGACTGCGCGACCCAGTGCCATGCACGAGCTCCAGGCGGCCGCTGCAATCGGTCAGATGGGGCTGGTGCAGGCGTGGGAGTCGAGCTTCGCCGAGCATGGCCGGCACACTGCGCAGATTCTCCTGACCCACGACGACCTCTCCGACCGCAAGCGCTACCTCAACGCCCGCAGTACCTTGCGTGCGCTGGTCGAGCTGAAAGTCATTCCGGTGATCAACGAAAACGACACCGTGGTTACCGATGAAATCCGTTTCGGCGACAACGACACGCTGGCGGCGCTGGTGGCCAATCTGGTCGAGGCCGATCTGCTGGTGATCCTTACCGATCGCGACGGCATGTTCGACGCCGATCCGCGCAACAATCCCGATGCGCAGCTGATTTATGAAGCACGCGCCGATGATCCGACGCTGGATGCGGTTGCGGGCGGTACCGGCGGTGCGCTGGGGCGCGGCGGCATGCAGACCAAGCTGCGCGCGGCGCGCCTGGCAGCGCGTTCCGGTGCGCACACCATCATCGTCGGCGGGCGCCTTGAGCGCGTGCTTGATCGTCTCAAGGCGGGCGAGCGCATCGGCACGCTGCTATCGCCGGAGCGCGGCATGCTCGCGGCGCGCAAGCAGTGGCTGGCCGGTCATCTGCAAACCCGTGGCACTCTGGTGCTGGATGAGGGAGCGGTGTCGGCGTTGTCCAAGGGCAACAAAAGTCTGCTGCCGGTGGGGGTGAAACTGGTTCAAGGCAGTTTCCGTCGCGGTGAGATGGTCGTCTGTGTGGCGCCGGATGGTCGGGAGATCGCTCGGGGTCTGGCTAATTACAGCGCCCTGGAAGCGCAAAAAATCATCGGTCAGTCGTCGGATGCGATTGTCGGTTTGCTCGGTTACATGGCGGAGCCGGAACTGGTTCACCGTGACAACCTGATTCTGGTTTAA
- a CDS encoding CreA family protein produces the protein MRVAKGLLGLLMAMPLLASAEEIGQVSTVFKFVGPNDRIVVEAFDDPKVEGVTCYLSRAKTGGVKGGLGLAEDRAEASIACRQVGPIKFKGELKDGDEVFKERTSLVFKTMQVVRFLDKKRNTLVYLVYSDRLIEGSPQNAVTAIPILPWVPVQQ, from the coding sequence ATGCGTGTAGCGAAAGGATTGTTGGGCCTGCTGATGGCCATGCCATTGCTGGCCTCGGCCGAGGAAATCGGTCAGGTGTCGACGGTGTTCAAGTTTGTCGGGCCGAATGACCGGATCGTGGTCGAGGCATTTGACGATCCGAAAGTCGAAGGCGTGACCTGCTACCTGTCACGCGCCAAGACCGGTGGAGTGAAGGGTGGTCTCGGTCTGGCAGAGGATCGTGCTGAGGCGTCGATCGCTTGTCGCCAGGTCGGGCCGATCAAATTCAAGGGGGAGCTGAAGGATGGCGACGAGGTGTTCAAGGAGCGCACTTCGCTGGTGTTCAAGACCATGCAGGTGGTGCGTTTCCTCGACAAGAAGCGCAACACGCTGGTGTACCTGGTCTACAGCGATCGTTTGATCGAGGGCAGTCCGCAGAATGCGGTCACGGCCATCCCGATCCTGCCGTGGGTGCCGGTCCAGCAATAA
- the rpsT gene encoding 30S ribosomal protein S20, translating to MANSPSAKKRAKQAEKRRSHNASLRSMVRTYIKNVVKAIDAKDAEKAQAAYVLAVPVIDRMADKGIIHKNKAARHKSRLNGHVKALKEAA from the coding sequence GTGGCCAACTCACCTTCCGCCAAAAAACGTGCAAAACAGGCTGAGAAGCGTCGCAGCCACAACGCCAGCCTGCGTTCCATGGTTCGTACCTACATCAAGAATGTAGTTAAGGCCATCGACGCAAAAGACGCTGAAAAAGCTCAAGCTGCATACGTTCTGGCTGTGCCAGTTATCGACCGTATGGCCGATAAAGGCATCATCCACAAGAACAAGGCTGCTCGTCATAAGAGCCGTCTGAATGGCCACGTCAAAGCGCTGAAAGAAGCCGCTTAA
- the murJ gene encoding murein biosynthesis integral membrane protein MurJ: MNLLKSLAAVSSITMLSRILGFVRDTLIARTFGAGMATDAFFIAFKLPNLLRRIFAEGAFSQAFVPILAEYKSQQGEEATRTFIAYVSGLLTLVLAVVTALGMIAAPWVIWATAPGFTDTPEKFQLTSDLLRVTFPYILLISLSSLAGAILNTWNRFSVPAFVPTLLNVSMIVFSLFLTPYFDPPVMALGWAVLVGGLAQLLYQLPHLKKIGMLVLPRLNLRDSGVWRVMKQMLPAILGVSVSQISLIINTIFASFLVAGSVSWMYYADRLMELPSGVLGVALGTILLPTLAKTYASKDRHEYSRILDWGLRLCFVLVLPCALALGILAEPLTVSLFQYGQFSGFDAEMTQRALIAYSVGLLGIIVIKVLAPGFYAQQNIRTPVKIAIFTLVCTQLFNLALIGPLAHAGLALAISAGACLNAGLLFYQLRKQKMYQPQPGWGKFGFKLVVAVTVMSAVLLAGMHFMPACDQGHMLERFLRLGALVVAGVVAYFGMLLLLGFRLRDFNRKALS; the protein is encoded by the coding sequence ATGAATCTGCTCAAATCGTTGGCCGCCGTCAGCTCTATCACGATGCTTTCCCGGATTCTGGGTTTTGTTCGTGACACGCTGATCGCGCGGACATTCGGCGCCGGGATGGCCACGGATGCCTTCTTTATTGCGTTCAAACTGCCCAACCTGCTGCGGCGGATCTTTGCCGAAGGGGCTTTCTCCCAGGCGTTCGTGCCGATCCTGGCCGAATATAAAAGCCAGCAGGGCGAAGAGGCGACGCGCACCTTTATTGCCTATGTGTCGGGCCTGCTGACGCTGGTATTGGCGGTGGTGACGGCGCTGGGCATGATCGCCGCGCCCTGGGTGATCTGGGCCACGGCCCCCGGTTTTACCGATACCCCGGAGAAATTCCAGCTCACCTCCGACCTGTTGCGGGTGACCTTTCCTTATATATTGCTGATCTCGCTGTCGTCGCTGGCCGGCGCGATCCTCAATACCTGGAACCGCTTCTCGGTGCCGGCCTTCGTGCCGACTCTGCTCAACGTCAGCATGATCGTGTTTTCGCTGTTCCTCACGCCGTACTTCGATCCACCGGTCATGGCCCTTGGCTGGGCGGTGCTGGTCGGCGGTCTGGCGCAGTTGCTGTATCAACTGCCGCACCTGAAAAAGATCGGCATGCTCGTGCTGCCACGCCTGAACCTGCGCGACAGCGGCGTGTGGCGGGTGATGAAGCAGATGCTGCCGGCGATTCTCGGTGTTTCGGTCAGCCAGATTTCATTGATCATCAACACCATCTTCGCCTCGTTTCTGGTCGCAGGTTCGGTGTCGTGGATGTATTACGCCGACCGTTTGATGGAATTGCCGTCGGGCGTGTTGGGTGTGGCACTGGGCACGATTCTGCTGCCGACACTGGCCAAGACCTACGCCAGCAAGGATCGCCACGAGTATTCGCGGATCCTCGATTGGGGGCTGCGCCTGTGCTTTGTGTTGGTGCTGCCGTGCGCATTGGCGCTGGGGATTCTTGCTGAACCGCTGACTGTTTCATTGTTTCAGTACGGCCAGTTCAGTGGCTTTGATGCCGAGATGACCCAGCGTGCGCTGATTGCCTATTCTGTCGGCCTGCTTGGGATTATCGTGATCAAAGTATTGGCGCCGGGCTTTTATGCGCAACAGAACATTCGCACTCCGGTGAAAATCGCAATTTTCACGCTGGTCTGCACGCAGTTGTTCAACCTGGCGTTGATCGGCCCACTGGCCCACGCCGGCCTTGCCTTGGCGATCAGTGCCGGTGCCTGCCTGAACGCCGGGCTGCTGTTCTATCAACTGCGCAAGCAGAAGATGTATCAACCGCAGCCGGGCTGGGGCAAATTCGGTTTCAAGCTGGTCGTTGCAGTGACCGTGATGTCGGCGGTGTTGCTGGCCGGCATGCATTTCATGCCCGCGTGTGATCAGGGGCATATGCTCGAGCGCTTCCTGCGCCTGGGCGCGCTGGTGGTTGCTGGCGTGGTGGCGTATTTCGGTATGTTGCTGCTGCTGGGTTTCCGCCTGCGCGACTTCAATCGCAAGGCCTTGAGCTGA
- the ribF gene encoding bifunctional riboflavin kinase/FAD synthetase, with protein MQLVRGLHNLRPQHRGCVATIGNFDGVHRGHQAILARLRERALELGVPSCVVIFEPQPREFFAPDTAPARLARLRDKLQLLAAEGVDRVLCLAFNQRLSKLSASEFVDTILVDGLGVQHLEVGDDFRFGCDRLGDFDFLMQAGQVHGFTVEAAQTVELDGIRVSSTQVRNALAAADFALAERLLGRPYRIAGRVLHGQKLARQLGTPTANIQLKRRRVPFTGVYLVNVDIDGKTWPGVANIGVRPTVQGDGKAHLEVHLLDFAGDLYDRRLTVVFHQKLREEQRFASLEALKTAINADVATARALAAPSAHR; from the coding sequence ATGCAGCTGGTTCGAGGCCTCCACAACTTGCGCCCCCAGCATCGGGGCTGCGTCGCCACTATTGGCAACTTTGACGGTGTTCACCGTGGTCACCAGGCTATCCTGGCCCGGCTGCGTGAGCGTGCGCTCGAGTTGGGCGTACCCAGCTGCGTGGTGATTTTCGAGCCGCAGCCACGGGAGTTCTTTGCCCCCGACACCGCTCCGGCGCGTCTGGCGCGGTTGCGTGACAAGCTGCAGTTACTGGCCGCTGAAGGCGTCGACCGGGTGCTGTGCCTGGCGTTCAACCAGCGGCTGAGCAAGCTCAGCGCCAGTGAGTTCGTCGATACCATTCTGGTCGATGGCCTTGGTGTGCAGCATCTGGAGGTCGGTGATGATTTCCGTTTCGGTTGCGACCGCCTCGGCGATTTCGATTTTCTGATGCAGGCCGGGCAGGTTCACGGTTTCACCGTCGAAGCGGCGCAAACCGTCGAGCTGGACGGCATTCGCGTCAGCAGCACGCAGGTGCGCAACGCCTTGGCTGCGGCCGATTTTGCCTTGGCCGAACGCCTGCTCGGCCGTCCGTACCGCATCGCCGGTCGCGTGCTGCATGGTCAGAAACTGGCCCGGCAACTGGGCACGCCCACTGCCAACATTCAACTCAAGCGTCGTCGCGTGCCGTTTACCGGGGTGTATCTGGTGAATGTCGACATCGACGGCAAGACCTGGCCCGGCGTCGCCAATATCGGCGTGCGCCCTACGGTGCAAGGGGATGGCAAAGCCCACCTCGAGGTCCATCTGTTAGATTTTGCCGGCGATCTGTATGACCGGCGTTTGACGGTGGTTTTCCACCAAAAGCTGCGTGAAGAGCAGCGCTTCGCCTCTCTGGAGGCATTGAAAACGGCGATCAATGCGGATGTCGCCACCGCCCGTGCACTAGCCGCACCTAGCGCCCATCGCTAA
- the ileS gene encoding isoleucine--tRNA ligase, with protein sequence MTDYKATLNLPDTAFPMKAGLPQREPQILQRWDSIGLYGKLREIGKDRPKFVLHDGPPYANGTIHIGHALNKILKDMIIRSKTLSGFDAPYVPGWDCHGLPIEHKVEVTHGKNLGADKTRELCRAYATEQIEGQKSEFIRLGVLGDFANPYKTMDFKNEAGEIRALAEIVKGGFVFKGLKPVNWCFDCGSALAEAEVEYENKKSSTIDVAFPIADEAKLAAAFGLASLSKPAAIVIWTTTPWTIPANQALNVHPEFNYALVDIGDKLLVLAEELVEACLARYGVEGSVIATTTGKELELINFRHPFYDRLSPVYLADYVELGAGTGVVHSAPAYGVDDFVTCKKYGMVNDDILNPVQSNGVYVPSLEFFGGQFIWKANPAIVEKLTEVGALMHTTVIEHSYMHCWRHKTPLIYRATAQWFIGMDKEPTSGDTLRVRSLKAIEDTKFVPAWGQARLHSMIANRPDWCISRQRNWGVPIPFFLNKESGELHPRTVELMEEVAKRVEVEGIEAWFKLDAAELLGDEAPQYDKISDTLDVWFDSGTTHWHVLRGSHPMGHESGPRADLYLEGSDQHRGWFHSSLLTGCAIDNHAPYRELLTHGFTVDESGRKMSKSLGNVIAPQKVNDTLGADIMRLWVASTDYSGEMAVSEQILQRSADAYRRIRNTARFLLSNLTGFNPATDLLPAEDMLALDRWAVDRTLLLQRELQEHYGEYRFWNVYSKIHNFCVQELGGFYLDIIKDRQYTTGADSKARRSCQTALFHISEALVRWIAPILAFTADELWQYLPGERNESVMLNTWYEGLTELPEGFELGRAYWDRIMEVKVAVNKEMEIQRAAKAVGGNLQAEVTLFAEEALSADLAKLSNELRFVLITSTASVAPFVQAPADAVATEVSGLKLKIVKSAFPKCARCWHCREDVGVNPEHPEICGRCVDNISGAGEVRHYA encoded by the coding sequence ATGACCGACTATAAAGCCACGCTAAACCTTCCGGACACCGCCTTCCCAATGAAGGCCGGCCTGCCACAGCGCGAACCGCAGATCCTGCAGCGCTGGGACAGTATTGGCCTGTACGGAAAGTTGCGCGAGATTGGCAAGGATCGTCCGAAGTTCGTCCTGCACGACGGCCCTCCGTACGCCAACGGCACGATCCACATCGGTCACGCACTGAACAAGATTCTCAAGGACATGATCATCCGCTCGAAAACCCTGTCGGGTTTCGACGCGCCGTACGTCCCCGGCTGGGACTGCCATGGCCTGCCGATCGAGCACAAGGTGGAAGTGACCCACGGCAAGAACCTCGGCGCGGATAAGACCCGCGAGCTATGCCGTGCCTACGCCACCGAGCAGATCGAAGGGCAGAAGTCCGAATTCATCCGTCTCGGCGTGCTCGGCGACTTCGCCAACCCGTACAAGACCATGGACTTCAAGAACGAGGCCGGTGAAATCCGCGCCCTCGCCGAAATCGTCAAGGGCGGCTTCGTCTTCAAGGGCCTCAAGCCAGTGAACTGGTGCTTCGATTGCGGTTCGGCTCTGGCTGAAGCGGAAGTCGAGTACGAGAACAAAAAGTCCTCGACCATCGACGTTGCGTTCCCGATCGCTGACGAGGCCAAACTGGCTGCCGCGTTCGGCCTGGCGTCGCTGAGCAAACCTGCTGCGATCGTGATCTGGACCACCACCCCGTGGACCATCCCGGCCAACCAGGCGCTGAACGTGCACCCGGAATTCAACTATGCCCTGGTCGATATCGGCGACAAGCTGCTGGTGCTGGCTGAAGAGCTGGTCGAAGCCTGCCTGGCGCGCTACGGCGTGGAAGGTTCGGTCATCGCCACCACCACCGGTAAAGAACTTGAGCTGATCAACTTCCGTCACCCGTTCTACGATCGTCTGTCGCCGGTGTACCTGGCTGATTACGTCGAACTGGGCGCTGGCACCGGCGTGGTTCACTCCGCCCCGGCCTACGGCGTGGACGACTTTGTGACCTGCAAGAAATACGGCATGGTCAACGACGACATCCTCAACCCGGTACAGAGCAACGGCGTGTACGTGCCGTCGCTGGAATTCTTCGGCGGCCAGTTCATCTGGAAGGCCAACCCGGCCATCGTCGAAAAACTGACCGAAGTCGGTGCGCTGATGCACACCACCGTCATCGAACACAGCTACATGCACTGCTGGCGCCACAAGACTCCGCTGATCTATCGCGCCACCGCGCAGTGGTTCATCGGCATGGATAAAGAGCCAACCAGCGGCGACACCCTGCGCGTGCGCTCGCTCAAAGCCATCGAAGACACCAAGTTCGTTCCGGCCTGGGGCCAGGCGCGTCTGCACTCGATGATCGCCAATCGTCCGGACTGGTGCATCTCGCGTCAGCGCAACTGGGGCGTGCCGATCCCGTTCTTCCTCAACAAGGAAAGCGGCGAGCTGCACCCGCGTACCGTCGAGCTGATGGAAGAAGTCGCCAAACGCGTTGAAGTCGAAGGTATCGAAGCCTGGTTCAAACTCGACGCTGCCGAACTGCTCGGTGATGAAGCGCCGCAGTACGACAAGATCAGCGACACCCTCGACGTCTGGTTCGACTCGGGCACCACGCATTGGCACGTCCTGCGCGGTTCGCACCCGATGGGTCACGAGAGCGGCCCGCGTGCCGACCTGTACCTGGAAGGTTCCGACCAGCACCGTGGCTGGTTCCACTCGTCCCTGCTGACCGGTTGCGCCATCGACAACCACGCGCCGTACCGCGAACTGCTGACTCACGGCTTCACCGTCGACGAGTCCGGGCGCAAGATGTCCAAATCGCTGGGCAACGTGATCGCGCCGCAGAAGGTCAACGACACCCTGGGCGCCGACATCATGCGTCTGTGGGTCGCTTCGACCGACTACTCCGGCGAAATGGCGGTGTCCGAGCAGATTCTGCAGCGCAGCGCCGATGCCTACCGTCGTATCCGTAACACCGCGCGTTTCCTGCTTTCCAACCTGACCGGTTTCAACCCGGCCACCGACCTGCTGCCGGCCGAAGACATGCTGGCGCTGGATCGCTGGGCGGTGGATCGTACGCTGCTGCTGCAACGCGAGTTGCAAGAGCACTACGGCGAATACCGTTTCTGGAACGTGTACTCGAAGATCCACAACTTCTGCGTGCAGGAGCTGGGTGGTTTCTACCTCGACATCATCAAGGACCGCCAGTACACCACCGGTGCCGACAGCAAGGCCCGTCGCTCGTGCCAGACCGCGCTGTTCCACATCTCTGAAGCGCTGGTGCGCTGGATCGCGCCGATCCTCGCCTTCACCGCCGACGAGCTGTGGCAGTACCTGCCGGGCGAGCGTAACGAGTCGGTCATGCTCAACACCTGGTACGAAGGCCTGACCGAGCTGCCGGAAGGCTTCGAGCTGGGTCGCGCCTACTGGGATCGCATCATGGAAGTGAAAGTCGCGGTCAACAAAGAGATGGAAATCCAGCGTGCGGCGAAAGCCGTCGGTGGCAACCTGCAGGCCGAAGTGACGCTGTTTGCCGAAGAGGCGCTGAGCGCCGATCTGGCCAAGCTGAGCAACGAGCTGCGCTTTGTCCTGATCACCTCGACTGCCAGCGTTGCACCGTTCGTTCAGGCTCCGGCCGATGCAGTGGCCACCGAAGTCAGCGGTCTGAAACTGAAGATCGTCAAATCGGCGTTCCCGAAATGCGCGCGTTGCTGGCATTGCCGCGAAGACGTCGGCGTGAACCCGGAGCATCCGGAAATCTGCGGTCGTTGTGTCGACAATATCAGCGGTGCTGGCGAGGTTCGTCACTATGCCTGA
- the lspA gene encoding signal peptidase II, protein MPDAIGRFGRLSWLWLSLLVLIIDQASKFYFEAKLEMFQQIVIIPDLFSWTLAYNTGAAFSFLADSSGWQRWLFALIAIVVSAVLVVWLKRLGRNDTWLAVALALVLGGALGNLYDRVALGHVIDFILVHWQNRWYFPAFNIADSAITVGAIMLALDMFKSKKTEEAAHD, encoded by the coding sequence ATGCCTGATGCCATTGGCCGTTTCGGACGGCTGAGCTGGCTGTGGTTGAGCTTGCTGGTTCTGATCATTGACCAGGCCAGCAAGTTCTACTTCGAAGCCAAGCTCGAAATGTTCCAGCAGATCGTGATCATTCCCGATCTGTTCAGCTGGACGCTGGCCTACAACACCGGTGCCGCCTTCAGCTTCCTCGCCGACAGCTCCGGCTGGCAGCGCTGGCTGTTTGCCCTGATCGCGATTGTGGTCAGTGCCGTGCTGGTGGTCTGGCTCAAGCGTCTGGGCCGCAACGACACCTGGCTGGCCGTCGCCCTGGCGTTGGTGCTGGGTGGTGCGCTGGGCAACCTGTATGACCGCGTTGCCCTGGGCCATGTGATCGACTTCATTCTGGTGCACTGGCAGAACCGCTGGTATTTCCCGGCGTTCAACATTGCCGACAGTGCGATCACCGTTGGCGCGATCATGCTGGCACTGGACATGTTCAAATCGAAGAAAACCGAAGAGGCTGCTCATGACTGA